A single Thermaerobacter sp. FW80 DNA region contains:
- the rpsF gene encoding 30S ribosomal protein S6, translated as MRAYEMMYITRPDLDDDAQKAILDRLQKVVADGGGAVEQVDVWGRRRLAYEIAGYQEGHYTVVRFQAPPGVTQELERVIRLTDGIIRHMIILREKVA; from the coding sequence GTGCGCGCCTACGAGATGATGTACATCACCCGCCCGGATCTGGACGACGACGCCCAGAAGGCGATCCTCGACCGACTGCAGAAGGTCGTCGCCGACGGCGGCGGGGCCGTGGAGCAGGTCGACGTGTGGGGGCGCCGCCGCCTGGCCTACGAGATCGCCGGCTACCAGGAGGGGCACTACACCGTGGTGCGCTTCCAGGCCCCGCCCGGCGTCACCCAGGAGCTGGAGCGGGTGATCCGCCTGACCGACGGCATCATCCGCCACATGATCATCCTGCGGGAGAAGGTGGCCTGA
- a CDS encoding DUF951 domain-containing protein, with product MSGPKKFYLGDIVRMRKTHPCGSDRWEVLRVGMDFRIRCLGCGHLVLMPRRKFERAVRQVLGGPNRPPAGTDGTGSDAPSQP from the coding sequence GTGAGCGGTCCCAAGAAGTTCTACCTGGGCGACATCGTCCGCATGCGCAAGACCCACCCGTGTGGATCCGACCGCTGGGAGGTCCTGCGGGTGGGCATGGACTTTCGCATCCGCTGCCTGGGATGCGGCCACCTGGTCCTCATGCCGCGACGCAAGTTCGAGCGTGCGGTGCGCCAGGTGTTGGGCGGCCCGAACCGTCCGCCGGCCGGTACCGACGGCACGGGGTCCGACGCGCCATCCCAGCCGTGA